In one Neobacillus sp. WH10 genomic region, the following are encoded:
- a CDS encoding ATP-dependent RecD-like DNA helicase, protein MEKQDSLDLFAEQGKFVKGRPIVTIFHNEQNLYTVLRIRVDETNDQYDDKEAVITGYFPKIHEQETYIFFGEFKEHPKFGVQFHTNHFRKDMPQTKQGVVAYLSGEMFKGIGKKTAQNIVDTLGENAISKILNQPSLLDSIPKLPPEKAKILYDTLMEHQGLEQVMVALNQYGFGPQISMRIYQAYKEETLELIQKNPYKLVEDIEGIGFGRADELGYQLGISGNHPDRVKAACLYILESESMQTGHVYMHAQDLLEQVKALLEDNKRDQIEYIDISNEVIKLEEEGKLIGEEKRIYLPSLFFAEKGLVTSINRILQQTEYKDQFPESEFLLALGSLEERLGVQYAPTQREAIQTALMSPMLILTGGPGTGKTTVIKGIVELYAELHGCSLELKDYHKKDEPFPFLLAAPTGRAAKRMTESTGLPAVTIHRLLGFNGSEGFDRDDASPLEGKILIVDETSMLDIWLANQLFKALPENIQVIMVGDEDQLPSVGPGQVLKDLLLSGQIPTVRLTDIYRQAEGSSIIELAHDIKNGYLPANVTAKQADRSFIKCTTAQVAQVVEKVALNAKNKGYSAKDIQVLAPMYRGPAGIDRLNVLLQEIFNPNPDGKRKEIIFGEVKYRIGDKVLQLVNQPESNVFNGDIGEIISIIYAKENTEKQDMIYISFEGNEVEYTRQDLNQITHAYCCSVHKSQGSEFPIVILPITRSYYRMLRRNLIYTAITRSKQSLIICGEEDALRKGIERADELLRQTTLCQKLQETISVKNVRPQEVIPANGLSYEEELMHVNPMVGMENVSPYDFMVND, encoded by the coding sequence ATGGAAAAACAAGACTCGCTCGATTTATTCGCGGAGCAGGGAAAGTTCGTCAAAGGTCGGCCGATTGTAACGATTTTTCACAACGAACAAAATCTATATACCGTTTTAAGAATCCGTGTCGATGAAACGAATGATCAATATGATGACAAAGAAGCGGTAATTACCGGCTATTTCCCAAAAATCCATGAACAGGAAACCTATATTTTTTTCGGGGAATTTAAGGAGCATCCAAAATTTGGGGTCCAATTTCATACTAATCATTTTCGGAAGGACATGCCGCAGACAAAGCAAGGAGTGGTCGCTTATTTGTCAGGCGAAATGTTTAAAGGGATTGGGAAGAAAACGGCACAGAACATCGTTGATACATTAGGAGAAAATGCCATCTCCAAGATACTCAATCAGCCATCCTTACTTGATTCCATTCCAAAACTCCCTCCAGAAAAGGCAAAGATACTTTACGATACGCTGATGGAGCATCAAGGGCTTGAGCAGGTCATGGTCGCCTTAAATCAATATGGGTTTGGTCCACAGATTTCGATGCGAATTTATCAAGCTTATAAAGAGGAAACGCTTGAACTAATTCAAAAAAATCCATATAAACTAGTTGAAGATATCGAGGGCATCGGCTTTGGCCGTGCAGATGAGCTTGGCTACCAGCTAGGAATCTCCGGTAACCATCCAGATCGGGTAAAAGCTGCCTGTCTTTACATACTTGAAAGTGAAAGTATGCAAACAGGCCATGTATACATGCATGCTCAAGATTTGCTTGAGCAGGTAAAGGCACTCCTTGAGGACAACAAGCGCGATCAAATTGAATACATAGATATTTCAAATGAGGTCATTAAGCTAGAGGAAGAGGGGAAATTAATTGGTGAAGAAAAACGAATTTATCTCCCTTCCTTATTTTTTGCAGAAAAAGGCCTTGTAACGAGCATAAACCGGATTTTGCAGCAAACGGAATACAAGGACCAATTCCCAGAATCGGAATTCCTCTTGGCATTAGGCAGTTTAGAGGAACGTCTTGGGGTACAGTATGCGCCTACTCAGCGAGAAGCGATTCAAACAGCACTTATGTCCCCGATGCTTATCTTAACGGGTGGACCTGGTACGGGTAAAACGACTGTTATCAAAGGAATTGTTGAACTATACGCAGAACTGCATGGCTGTTCCTTAGAGCTGAAGGATTATCACAAAAAGGATGAGCCGTTTCCGTTTTTACTCGCAGCACCGACCGGACGGGCTGCTAAACGAATGACAGAGTCGACGGGACTGCCTGCTGTAACAATCCACCGATTACTTGGCTTTAACGGGTCCGAAGGTTTTGACCGTGATGATGCAAGCCCCTTAGAGGGAAAAATCCTTATTGTTGACGAGACGTCGATGCTTGATATTTGGCTTGCCAATCAATTGTTTAAAGCACTGCCTGAGAATATTCAAGTCATAATGGTTGGTGATGAAGATCAACTGCCTTCTGTCGGACCAGGACAAGTTTTAAAGGATTTGCTGCTATCTGGGCAGATTCCGACTGTCCGCCTTACCGATATTTACCGGCAAGCAGAAGGGTCTTCTATCATTGAACTCGCACATGATATTAAAAATGGATACCTGCCTGCAAATGTTACCGCAAAGCAAGCAGATCGTTCATTTATTAAATGTACAACGGCACAGGTTGCTCAAGTGGTCGAAAAAGTAGCACTTAATGCAAAAAACAAAGGGTATTCAGCAAAAGATATCCAGGTGTTGGCACCGATGTATAGAGGTCCTGCCGGAATCGACCGCTTAAATGTGCTGCTTCAGGAAATTTTTAATCCGAACCCTGATGGAAAGCGGAAGGAAATTATCTTTGGTGAGGTAAAATACCGAATCGGTGATAAGGTGCTCCAGCTTGTGAACCAGCCGGAAAGCAATGTCTTTAATGGTGATATTGGGGAAATTATCTCGATTATTTATGCAAAGGAAAACACCGAAAAACAGGACATGATCTATATTTCCTTTGAAGGCAATGAGGTAGAATATACGAGGCAGGACTTGAATCAAATTACCCATGCGTACTGCTGTTCGGTACATAAGTCACAAGGAAGCGAATTTCCAATTGTTATTCTACCCATAACAAGAAGTTATTACCGGATGCTGCGGAGAAATTTAATTTATACCGCGATTACGAGAAGTAAACAATCGTTAATTATATGTGGAGAAGAGGACGCTCTCAGAAAGGGTATAGAAAGAGCAGACGAGCTTTTAAGGCAAACGACGCTATGCCAAAAGCTGCAAGAAACTATTTCCGTAAAAAATGTTCGGCCACAAGAAGTGATTCCTGCCAATGGATTGTCGTATGAGGAAGAATTAATGCATGTTAATCCCATGGTAGGGATGGAAAACGTTTCGCCTTATGATTTTATGGTAAATGACTGA
- a CDS encoding tetratricopeptide repeat protein — protein MDNNQLGVKYMQEGNWEEAAKAFNEAIELNPKDPVAYINFGNVLSAVGDDEKALNFYKKALELDENAAAAYYSIGNLLFSKDLFNEAKNMFEMAMKKGLESSDNYFMLGLTLVQLDQGRFALPYLQRSVELNENDAEARFQYGLCLAQLEMIDEAIIQFEKCIEFDQNHSDAFYNLGVSYAFKENAVRALEMLNTALDIQPDHLLASHAKKLIENNR, from the coding sequence ATGGATAATAACCAATTAGGTGTTAAATACATGCAGGAAGGAAACTGGGAGGAGGCGGCAAAGGCTTTTAATGAAGCCATTGAATTAAATCCAAAAGATCCTGTTGCTTATATAAACTTTGGCAATGTCCTCTCTGCTGTTGGAGATGATGAAAAGGCGCTTAATTTTTATAAAAAAGCGCTTGAACTAGATGAAAACGCAGCAGCTGCTTACTATAGTATCGGTAATTTATTATTTTCAAAAGACCTTTTCAACGAAGCTAAAAATATGTTTGAAATGGCGATGAAAAAAGGTCTGGAATCAAGCGACAATTACTTTATGTTAGGATTGACACTCGTCCAGCTTGATCAAGGCAGATTCGCACTCCCATATTTACAAAGAAGTGTTGAACTTAATGAAAATGATGCAGAAGCACGGTTTCAATATGGCTTATGTTTGGCCCAGCTAGAAATGATTGACGAGGCTATCATTCAATTCGAAAAATGTATTGAGTTCGATCAAAACCATTCAGATGCATTTTACAATTTAGGCGTTTCATATGCCTTTAAAGAAAATGCCGTAAGAGCACTGGAAATGTTAAATACAGCACTCGACATTCAACCAGACCATCTACTTGCAAGTCACGCAAAAAAACTTATCGAAAATAACCGATAA
- a CDS encoding transposase produces MAKKYPKEFKEYVSKLIVIDGKKMVDICNELKLPYDTVQKWVSSYKKRKQDAEKAKQNQLLTASEYKELYEAELLKRLEIEEENAILKKAMHIFTQEK; encoded by the coding sequence ATGGCGAAAAAGTATCCTAAAGAGTTTAAAGAATATGTTTCTAAATTAATTGTCATCGACGGAAAGAAAATGGTAGATATTTGTAATGAACTAAAGCTTCCATATGATACGGTTCAGAAATGGGTAAGCAGTTACAAAAAAAGGAAACAGGATGCTGAAAAGGCTAAACAAAATCAGTTACTAACAGCTTCTGAATACAAGGAACTTTATGAAGCTGAGCTATTAAAAAGATTAGAGATTGAGGAGGAGAACGCAATTTTAAAAAAGGCCATGCACATCTTCACGCAAGAAAAGTAG
- a CDS encoding IS3 family transposase produces MCKVLGVSTSGYYVWEKRQNQDETEKEKWNRQLDERIKFHFYDNLSAFGSPRIHDKLVNQDKIKVSQKTVAIRMRALFF; encoded by the coding sequence ATGTGTAAAGTGTTAGGTGTTTCAACCTCCGGTTATTATGTTTGGGAGAAACGTCAGAATCAGGATGAAACCGAAAAGGAAAAGTGGAATCGTCAGCTAGACGAACGGATAAAGTTCCACTTTTATGATAACCTTTCGGCATTCGGCAGCCCCAGGATTCATGATAAGCTGGTAAATCAGGACAAAATTAAGGTTTCTCAAAAAACAGTAGCTATCCGTATGAGGGCATTGTTCTTTTAG
- the mnmA gene encoding tRNA 2-thiouridine(34) synthase MnmA, which produces MERKDPKNTRVVVGMSGGVDSSVAALLLKQQGYDVIGIFMKNWDDTDENGVCTATEDYEDVIRVCNQIGIPYYAVNFEKQYWDKVFTYFLDEYKAGRTPNPDVMCNKEIKFKAFMEHAMNLGADYLATGHYARVEYRDGEYKMLRGLDENKDQTYFLNQLTQEQISKVMFPIGNLEKSKVRVIAKEANLATATKKDSTGICFIGERNFKEFLGQYLPAQPGNMETFDGEVKGKHEGLMYHTIGQRHGLGIGGSGEPWFAIGKDLKRNILYVGQGFHHEKLYSDAITAVNVSWVSNREKQAEFDCTAKFRYRQEDHKVTVRLLEGEKVQVLFHEPIRAITPGQAAVFYNGDECLGGGTIDEVFKNGERLTYVG; this is translated from the coding sequence ATGGAAAGAAAGGATCCAAAAAATACACGGGTTGTTGTCGGGATGTCCGGCGGAGTTGATTCGTCTGTAGCGGCGCTTTTATTAAAACAGCAAGGCTATGACGTCATAGGTATTTTTATGAAAAACTGGGATGACACTGACGAAAACGGTGTTTGTACGGCAACGGAAGACTATGAGGATGTCATTCGTGTTTGCAATCAGATTGGAATTCCATATTATGCCGTTAATTTTGAAAAACAATATTGGGACAAGGTCTTCACCTATTTCCTTGATGAATATAAAGCGGGCAGGACACCTAATCCTGACGTGATGTGCAACAAAGAAATTAAATTTAAAGCATTCATGGAGCATGCCATGAATTTAGGTGCTGACTATCTTGCCACTGGTCATTATGCCCGTGTCGAATACCGTGATGGAGAATATAAAATGCTCCGCGGTCTTGACGAAAATAAAGACCAAACGTATTTCCTGAATCAGTTGACACAGGAACAAATCAGTAAAGTGATGTTCCCTATTGGAAATCTTGAAAAATCAAAAGTAAGGGTAATTGCGAAGGAAGCCAATCTCGCAACTGCCACGAAAAAGGACAGCACCGGTATCTGCTTTATCGGAGAACGGAATTTTAAAGAGTTTTTAGGTCAATATTTACCTGCCCAGCCAGGAAATATGGAAACATTTGACGGTGAAGTTAAGGGAAAGCATGAGGGTCTTATGTACCATACGATTGGTCAGCGCCATGGATTAGGGATTGGCGGTTCTGGCGAGCCATGGTTTGCCATAGGCAAGGATTTAAAAAGAAATATCCTTTATGTTGGACAAGGCTTCCATCATGAAAAATTGTATTCTGATGCGATTACCGCTGTAAATGTAAGCTGGGTATCAAATCGTGAAAAACAAGCAGAGTTTGACTGTACGGCCAAATTCCGTTATCGCCAGGAAGATCATAAAGTGACCGTTCGTCTCTTAGAAGGAGAGAAGGTCCAAGTTTTATTTCACGAACCGATTCGGGCTATTACCCCGGGGCAAGCAGCTGTTTTTTACAATGGCGACGAATGCCTTGGCGGCGGAACAATCGATGAAGTGTTTAAAAATGGTGAACGTTTAACATATGTTGGCTAA
- a CDS encoding cysteine desulfurase family protein yields the protein MERIYLDHAATTPMHPKVIEKMLEVMNATFGNPSSIHSFGREARHYIDLARESLAFSIGAKESEIIFTGGGTEADNMALFGMAESCKNNGKHIITTQVEHHAVLHACKKLEKMGFEVTYLPVDETGQISVADLEAALRDDTILVSVMYGNNEVGTIQPIAEIGQLLKNHQAIFHTDAVQAYGVEDIDVNESLIDLLSVSAHKINGPKGTGFLYARSNVKISPRLFGGDQERKRRAGTENVASIAGFHEAVLISSEERSVKRERFKGFKEALLQKIRALDVEFDINGSLEYSLPHVLNLSFPGTNVEAMLVNLDLAGIAVSSGSACTAGSIEPSHVLVAMFGKQSDRLINSIRFSFGFNTTTEQVIKAAEEVAKVVSRLKK from the coding sequence ATGGAACGAATTTATCTCGATCATGCCGCAACTACTCCTATGCACCCTAAGGTTATTGAAAAAATGCTCGAAGTGATGAATGCTACATTTGGAAATCCTTCTAGCATTCATTCATTTGGCAGGGAAGCCCGTCATTATATTGATTTAGCACGTGAATCTCTTGCCTTTAGTATAGGGGCAAAGGAAAGCGAGATTATTTTTACAGGCGGTGGAACCGAAGCAGATAATATGGCGTTATTTGGGATGGCTGAAAGCTGCAAGAATAACGGCAAGCATATTATTACAACTCAGGTGGAGCACCATGCCGTTCTTCATGCCTGTAAAAAATTAGAAAAGATGGGTTTTGAGGTTACCTATTTACCCGTAGATGAAACAGGTCAAATCTCTGTAGCAGACCTTGAAGCAGCATTAAGAGATGATACCATACTTGTTTCTGTCATGTATGGAAATAACGAAGTAGGAACGATTCAGCCGATTGCTGAAATTGGACAACTATTGAAAAATCATCAAGCTATATTCCATACCGATGCTGTTCAGGCTTATGGTGTCGAAGATATTGATGTTAATGAAAGTTTGATTGATTTATTATCAGTTTCTGCTCATAAAATTAATGGCCCAAAAGGAACTGGTTTTCTCTATGCAAGGTCTAATGTGAAAATTTCTCCTCGTTTATTTGGCGGAGATCAAGAAAGGAAAAGACGTGCCGGAACTGAAAATGTCGCCTCTATTGCTGGATTTCATGAAGCCGTCCTCATTTCAAGTGAAGAACGATCTGTCAAAAGAGAACGGTTTAAGGGGTTCAAGGAAGCTTTGCTGCAAAAGATTCGTGCACTAGATGTAGAATTTGACATAAACGGATCACTTGAATATTCGCTGCCACATGTATTAAACTTAAGCTTTCCAGGGACAAATGTGGAGGCTATGCTTGTTAATCTTGATTTAGCAGGGATTGCCGTTTCCAGCGGGTCAGCGTGCACCGCTGGTTCAATTGAACCATCCCATGTTCTTGTTGCTATGTTTGGTAAACAATCAGATCGTTTAATTAACTCAATTCGATTCAGCTTCGGCTTTAATACAACGACTGAACAAGTCATTAAAGCAGCAGAAGAAGTCGCTAAGGTTGTTTCGCGTCTGAAAAAATAA
- a CDS encoding Rrf2 family transcriptional regulator translates to MKISTKGRYGLTIMIELAKKYGEGPTSLKTIAQANELSEHYLEQLIAPLRNAGLVKSIRGAYGGYILTNEPSKITAGDVIRVLEGPITPVEGIEDEEPAKRELWIRIRDAIKDVLDNTTLEDLASHSEDSEPEGYMFYI, encoded by the coding sequence ATGAAAATTTCTACAAAAGGACGTTATGGTCTGACCATCATGATTGAGCTTGCGAAAAAGTATGGTGAAGGCCCTACATCATTAAAAACCATTGCCCAGGCAAATGAATTATCGGAACATTATTTAGAGCAGCTAATTGCTCCACTCCGAAATGCAGGATTAGTAAAAAGCATCAGGGGTGCATATGGCGGCTACATTCTTACAAATGAGCCATCAAAAATTACTGCAGGCGATGTGATTCGCGTTTTAGAAGGACCAATTACTCCCGTTGAAGGAATTGAAGATGAAGAGCCTGCTAAGCGCGAGCTGTGGATTCGGATTCGCGATGCGATTAAAGACGTCTTGGATAATACAACATTAGAGGATCTGGCAAGTCATAGTGAGGATAGTGAACCAGAGGGTTATATGTTTTATATTTAA